Genomic DNA from Halomonas sp. BDJS001:
GGCTCGCGGGTAATTGGCAAGGTGCATGAGGCCACCCCGGAAGAGGTCGCCACTGCCCTTGATGCCGCCGAACAAGGTTTTAAAGAGTGGTCTGCACGCCCAGCGGCCGAGCGCGCCGCGGTACTGCGCCGCACCGCCGACCTCTACGAAGAACATATCGCTGAGCTGACCGTGATCACCACCCGTGAAGCGGGCAAGATGATGTTCGACGGCATCGCCGAAGTGCGCGAAGCGGTGGATTTCCTGCGCTACTACGCCAACGAAGGCGAGCGGTTGGAAGCCGAAGAGCCCGGCAGCGCCCGCGGCATTTTCGTCTGCATCAGCCCGTGGAACTTCCCCCTGGCCATCACCACCGGGCAGATTGCTGCTGCTCTGGTGGCCGGTAACGCGGTAATCGCCAAGCCCGCCGAACAGACGCCGCTGATCGCCGCCCGCGCCGTCGAGCTGATGCGTGAGGCTGGCTTACCGGAAGCGGCGCTACAGCTACTGCCTGGCGATGGCCCAACGGTGGGTGGCCCGCTCACCAGCGATCCTCGTATCGCCGGTGTCTGCTTCACCGGCTCGACCCCAGTAGCCCAAATCATCCACAAGGCGCTGGCCGAGAACGCGGGCCCCGATGCAATACTGATCGCCGAAACTGGCGGACTAAACTCCATGATCGTGGACTCCACGGCGCTGACCGAACAGGCGGTGCGCGATATCCTGATCTCTTCCTTCCAGTCAGCTGGTCAGCGCTGTTCCGCGCTGCGCATGCTGTATGTTCAGGAAGAGGCCCGAGACCGCCTGCTCAACATGCTCTACGGCGCCATGGACGCGCTCACCATTGGTGATCCCTGGAATACGGACACCGACGTGTCACCGGTGATCGACACCGATGCCCAGACCGAAATCAGCGACTATGTGGCAGCACAAGAGAAAGCCGGCAAAGTGCTCAAGAAGCTGCCCGCACCGGAAACCGGTACCTTCGTGACCCCTGCGGTGATCAATGTTGGCGGCATTGAAGATCTCGACCGTGAAATCTTCGGCCCGGTGCTGCACGTCGCCACCTTCAAGGCGCGGGATATCGACAAGGTGGTCGACGACATCAATGGCAAGGGCTACGGGCTAACTTTCGGCCTGCATACCCGTATCGACGACCGCGTGCAGCAGATCGTCGAGCGCATTCATGTCGGCAACGTCTACGTTAACCGTAACCAGATCGGCGCCATCGTTGGCTCCCAGCCGTTCGGTGGCGAAGGGCTTTCAGGCACCGGGCCCAAGGCCGGTGGCCCGCTCTACGTCAATCGTTTCCGCCGCACCGCGGAGGCTGAACACGTCGAGGCGCCAGAAGAAAAAGCCGTATCACTTAGCGATCTCCAGACAGCTCTTGATGAACTGGATGCGCGCAACTGGGCGGTACGACCCAATCGAATCGAGGTGCTGCGCAAGGCGCTCTCCGGCAAAGGCGGCGTAATCCGCAAGGCGCTTGCCGAAACAGCAGCCTTGGATATGACGCCGCAGACATTGCCGGGGCCGACAGGTGAAAGCAACCGCCTGGCGATGTACCCCAAAGGCGTGGTGCTATGCCTAGGGCCAACCCTGGATATCGCCATCGCGCAAGCAGCGCAGGCCCTAGGCACAGGCTGTGCGGCCGTTGTGGTCGCACCCGGCGCCGAACAGGCCGTGAAGCCATTGATCGATGCCGGCGTGCCGGTGGCCGGACTTGAGGGCAGCGTTTCAGCCGAGACACTGAAAGAGGTCAAAGGGATTGCGGCAGTCGCCGCCGCTGGCAACAGCGACTGGACACGTGAACTGCGCATTGCACTGGCCAAGCGCGACGGCGCCATCATCCCTCTCGAGACCCAGACCATCTCGCCGGATCGCTACGTGGTGGAGCGCCATCTATGTATCGACACCACCGCCGCGGGTGGTAACGCCAGCCTATTGGCAACGGCTGAATAGGTCGGCGCTAAATGGTAGGTGCTTAAGAGGCGAGCGGCTCATTGATGTCGCTCGCCCTCCTCCCGCACTCAGCAAACACTGATCACTGTCTGAGCGATCAATCATTAGCCACTACTCGTTAGTGGCTTTTTTGTATCTGGCAGCCGGGATTTACGGGGGATTACCCTGCAATTTGTTAAATGCTCACTTGAATGCGCATTCCAGTGCGCATAATCTGTAACGAGATTGGTCACAACTCTGTGGAGGGAAAAATGCCAGAACTTTACGATACAGCCGCACCCAGAAAGGCAGCGAACCTGTCGGTGAACAGTGACCTCCTAAACAAAACCCGCGCTCTGAACATTAACCTTTCAGCCACCCTTGAGCGGGCGCTGAAGGAAGAGCTTGCGAAACGGGAGGCCGCTCAATGGGTCGAAGAAAACCGTAGTGCGATCAAGAGCTATAACGAATTCGTTGAGCAACATGGATGCTTTGGCGACGAATTCCGGGAGTTTTGATGGCACAATTCGACGTTTACCCTAACCCAAGTAAAACCAGCAAAGCGCACTACCCTTACCTGATAGATATTCAAAGCGCCCTTCTGACCGACTTGGCAACTCGTATCGTTATCCCTTTGGCGAGGAGCACTGCTTTTGACGAACAGGCCATGCGGGGCCTCACGCCAGAGATAACGTTCAACGAACATACGTTGCTCTTACTCACTCCACAGATTTCCTCGGTGCCAGAAAAACACCTAAAGAATCCCGTCGGCTCCCTCTCGCACTTCAGAGATCGCATTATTGCCGCACTGGATCTTGCGGTCACTGGTATTTAACAGTTAATAGAGCATACGCCCAAGCTCATGAGCTATCCAAATGTCCAGCAGCCCGCTCAATTCGACCTCCCTGGCCCCCCTTCCCCAATAACGCCTGTCGAATAACTCTTGCCCTGGATCAATAATCCACTCCCTGGGTCTCGTTACACTGGCTTCATCGTTAAGCGGCTATCGAAAGGCCGTCTAATATTGACCCCAGGAGTGATCCCATGCGTAAAGCCGCCCTGCCTACCCTACTTGTATCCACTGTTGCCGCTGCGGCAATAATGACCAGCAGCCAGGCATTTGCCTATGGCGCTGGCGACTTTTTCACCCGCGTCGGTGTGGCCAAAGTCGCCCCTAAAAGCGACAACGGCTCACTGGCCAACGGTGCGTTGTCTGTGGATGTACAGGATAAAACCGATTTCGCGTTCACCTTGGGCTATCGTTTCCACGATAAAGTTGGCGTGGAGTTGCTGGCGGCGCTGCCGTTCGAGCACGATATCCATCTGAACGGCGATAACATCGCCTCCACCAAGCACCTGCCGCCGACCCTAACGCTGCAGTACTACCCGCTGGGCGGCACTCAGTCACGCGTACAGCCTTATGTCGGCGCGGGCATTAACTACACCCACTTCTCCGATGAAGAGCTGACGATTGGCGATTTAGACCTGGATGACTCCTGGGGTGCAGCAGGCCAGGTAGGCGTTGATCTACTGATTGATGATCACTGGGCGCTGAACGCCGCAGCTTGGTACATCGATATCGATACCGATGCCAGCGTTAACGGTGCGGCGGCAGGTACTGTTGAGATCGACCCTCTCGTGGTCATGGCGGGACTCAGCTACCGTTTCTAAGCCGCCTGCAAAACCGCTAGCGAATGTTATCCACAAAGCCTGCCTCACGGCGGGCTTTGTGCGTTTAGTGGTATGCCGTTTTAAGTGCTTTCAGTGACGATCTGGTCGACCTTCTCTACCGCACGCACAATCAGCAGCTGGTGGTGAGCGGGTGTTTTTTCCTGCTGCAAGTAGGCTGCCACGGCGGGCGCTACCTCGCATTTAGCGGGCATGGCGGCACGCGCATCCATCAGGGCGTTCAAGCGGGCAATAAACACAAAGCGTATCCATTGCGGCAGCGACATGGTGTCGATGCAAAACGGCTGCTGGCTGGCAAATGCTTCTGCATCGGGTGTGGACATGCGCCATAGATCGGCGGCTTTCATCGACGCTTCAAGCTCTAAGAGCGCTGTCTGCAGCGGTTGATAAGTACTCATAAAGTCGCTTGTCACTACCTTGGGAAATGAATAAGTATATCGTCTGCCCATTATCCCCACTCAGCGGGCGCCTTGCCACCTATCAACGCTCGCGGGAAGTTATCCATAGACTCACAGAAAACCTGCACGAGCCTGTGGATAAACTATGGAAAGGTGTCGCAACGCTTGCTCTCATGGGGCTTTCGCAGAGTTGATTAATTTTTAACCGCATTGTCATTAATGCTAATGCCTTAAGGCACTGTCATTAACACCATGTTTTATCAGTCACTGCGGCTGACAGTGCCACATCAGCAAGGTAGAGTGCAGGCTTGCAACGTGGAAGGATGTCATGCAACCGATTCAAACCCTTGATGAGTTTTTTATCCGCAGCGGTGGCGAGGTTTCCCTTTACCATATGGGGCGCCATGTCGTCCCCTGCCCGCGGGAGTCACTCGCCGCCTTTGAAAGTGGCGAAATAGCCTGGCCAGAACCATGGCAGGGCCAAGCGCGCTTAGCCATTGTGTTTCGCCTTGGTGATATGCCCGAACCGGCTATCTGGTTCTTAGCCTTGCCGCTGGATGAGCAGGGCATGATAGCCCCCGCCCAGCGCGATGCGTTTTTAAACCGGCTGCTGGAAACACTGGGGCGCGCGGTTTCTAACGTGGGTCGTGAAGAAACAGCGGACGTAGATCACTTAATGAAGGATAATCCCCTCGCCTTCACGCCTAGCGTCACTTTCCAAGCCATGCTCAATGCCCGTGCAACAGACGAGCGGGGACTGCCGGCCAGCCAACATTTTGAGCCGGTTGAGGCCTACTTAAGCGGCCAGCAAACGATTGATTGGCAGGCGCTGGGGTTACAGGGGATTGCCGATTACGTCGTGCGGATGGAGACATCTGACGCCGAATCGCTAGCAGCGCAACTGCCTGAACTGCCCACCCCCGTTATTCACTCATTGTGCTACTGTTTAGAGCACCAGCCGTTGCCGGAGCCGTTAGTCGTTGCCCTGCAACGATGTGGAGAAGCCGCCGCACAAGCGGGCGACATTGAAACCCTGTGTGCCTGTCTGCGTGCAGTGGGTAATACGGACGCATCAGCGGTGGGCGATTGGTATACGGCCTTACTCAATGACACTGCGGCCTGCGGGCCTGATGTTCTGGCGGCGATAGCCGGTCGTGGCTGGGGCTATTTGGAAGATGCACAGCGTCTGCCGCTTTTTCTGCAACGTTTAGCAGAAGATGAGCGTAGCGATTTTGCCGCCGTGATACGTGATATTGCGTTAATTCCAAGGTTACGCTTACCGGTCATGATGGCGCTGCGGGATGCCCCTACTGGCACTTCTGTTCAACGCCGCCTGGCACTGATGATGTCCCAAAGGAACGCTTGATTCGATGTCACTTTTAATTGCAAGGAGTGAGCCGTGAAGGAATTACCCTATCAGGCCAAGGCGGTCATTGGCCGCCGTGAGATGGTGACGCTACCTGAGCTTGGGCTTCACCTATGCTGTAAAGCTGACACTGGCGCACGAACATCTGCTCTGCATGCAGAAGAGATAGAGACACACGAAGATGAACATGGTCAACTATGGGTCAGTTTTATTACCCACAGTGGCGGCCCCGAAACACCGGCCCACCGCTACAGTTTACACTTGCATGATCGGCGCCGAGTGACCAGCTCCAACGGTCATAGCGAGTGGCGTTATGTCATACGTACCCCTATGCAGATGGGCGATTTGAATTTTCCTGTTGAACTGACCCTTACTGACCGCAGCAATATGCGCCACCCCATG
This window encodes:
- the putA gene encoding bifunctional proline dehydrogenase/L-glutamate gamma-semialdehyde dehydrogenase PutA produces the protein MNDHLHSDVSDLRSRIRSHYDANEADVLHGLLERIKLSEDDRKKVAAVGAKYVERVRKERSPSMMEAFLAEYGLSTTEGVGLMCLAEALLRVPDAETIDDLIHDKIEPSDWGAHLGKSSSSMVNASTWALLLTGKVLEEDPKGPTRALRGLVRRMGEPVVRKAVGQSMKILGRQFVLGQTIEEGMKNARELEKQGYTYSYDMLGEAARTDEDAVRYHKAYAKAISAIAEQAKGDVRGSPGISVKLSALHPRYEYTHRDTVMAELLPRAKELVQQAAKANIGFNIDAEEQDRLDLSLDVIEALMADPSLDGWDGFGVVVQAYGRRAAPMIETLYELAERFNRKIMVRLVKGAYWDTEIKLSQEMGVKTFPVFTRKVNTDVSYMACAQMLLDRRDRIYPQFATHNAHTCAAVAEMAGDDKDSYEFQRLHGMGESLHHIVKETEGTHCRIYAPVGAHRDLLAYLVRRLLENGANSSFVNQVVDSSIPPSDVSKDPIEAFKQLGNDVSSPLIRQPGELFAPERKNSKGYRINEPASILPLLNAREAFADTTWTAGPMLVGNPAPKGPARDAVSPADGSRVIGKVHEATPEEVATALDAAEQGFKEWSARPAAERAAVLRRTADLYEEHIAELTVITTREAGKMMFDGIAEVREAVDFLRYYANEGERLEAEEPGSARGIFVCISPWNFPLAITTGQIAAALVAGNAVIAKPAEQTPLIAARAVELMREAGLPEAALQLLPGDGPTVGGPLTSDPRIAGVCFTGSTPVAQIIHKALAENAGPDAILIAETGGLNSMIVDSTALTEQAVRDILISSFQSAGQRCSALRMLYVQEEARDRLLNMLYGAMDALTIGDPWNTDTDVSPVIDTDAQTEISDYVAAQEKAGKVLKKLPAPETGTFVTPAVINVGGIEDLDREIFGPVLHVATFKARDIDKVVDDINGKGYGLTFGLHTRIDDRVQQIVERIHVGNVYVNRNQIGAIVGSQPFGGEGLSGTGPKAGGPLYVNRFRRTAEAEHVEAPEEKAVSLSDLQTALDELDARNWAVRPNRIEVLRKALSGKGGVIRKALAETAALDMTPQTLPGPTGESNRLAMYPKGVVLCLGPTLDIAIAQAAQALGTGCAAVVVAPGAEQAVKPLIDAGVPVAGLEGSVSAETLKEVKGIAAVAAAGNSDWTRELRIALAKRDGAIIPLETQTISPDRYVVERHLCIDTTAAGGNASLLATAE
- a CDS encoding type II toxin-antitoxin system CcdA family antitoxin gives rise to the protein MPELYDTAAPRKAANLSVNSDLLNKTRALNINLSATLERALKEELAKREAAQWVEENRSAIKSYNEFVEQHGCFGDEFREF
- a CDS encoding CcdB family protein — protein: MAQFDVYPNPSKTSKAHYPYLIDIQSALLTDLATRIVIPLARSTAFDEQAMRGLTPEITFNEHTLLLLTPQISSVPEKHLKNPVGSLSHFRDRIIAALDLAVTGI
- a CDS encoding OmpW/AlkL family protein; this translates as MRKAALPTLLVSTVAAAAIMTSSQAFAYGAGDFFTRVGVAKVAPKSDNGSLANGALSVDVQDKTDFAFTLGYRFHDKVGVELLAALPFEHDIHLNGDNIASTKHLPPTLTLQYYPLGGTQSRVQPYVGAGINYTHFSDEELTIGDLDLDDSWGAAGQVGVDLLIDDHWALNAAAWYIDIDTDASVNGAAAGTVEIDPLVVMAGLSYRF
- a CDS encoding YqcC family protein, with protein sequence MSTYQPLQTALLELEASMKAADLWRMSTPDAEAFASQQPFCIDTMSLPQWIRFVFIARLNALMDARAAMPAKCEVAPAVAAYLQQEKTPAHHQLLIVRAVEKVDQIVTEST
- a CDS encoding DUF3549 family protein, translated to MQPIQTLDEFFIRSGGEVSLYHMGRHVVPCPRESLAAFESGEIAWPEPWQGQARLAIVFRLGDMPEPAIWFLALPLDEQGMIAPAQRDAFLNRLLETLGRAVSNVGREETADVDHLMKDNPLAFTPSVTFQAMLNARATDERGLPASQHFEPVEAYLSGQQTIDWQALGLQGIADYVVRMETSDAESLAAQLPELPTPVIHSLCYCLEHQPLPEPLVVALQRCGEAAAQAGDIETLCACLRAVGNTDASAVGDWYTALLNDTAACGPDVLAAIAGRGWGYLEDAQRLPLFLQRLAEDERSDFAAVIRDIALIPRLRLPVMMALRDAPTGTSVQRRLALMMSQRNA
- a CDS encoding ATP-dependent zinc protease, encoding MKELPYQAKAVIGRREMVTLPELGLHLCCKADTGARTSALHAEEIETHEDEHGQLWVSFITHSGGPETPAHRYSLHLHDRRRVTSSNGHSEWRYVIRTPMQMGDLNFPVELTLTDRSNMRHPMLLGRRAMRRLMVAPGAAFLHGEP